A stretch of DNA from Arachis hypogaea cultivar Tifrunner chromosome 19, arahy.Tifrunner.gnm2.J5K5, whole genome shotgun sequence:
aacttagtctttccaatatctttcatctcaaactcttcttttagagtttttataattgttggaatctcttcaggagtcccaatgatatttaaatcatcaacgtacacagcaataataatgaatccagatgcagttttctttatgaaaacacaggggcagatatcatcattcttgaatccgtttttggccagatactcagtaagacgattataccacattcgtccaggttgcttcagaccatataaagatctttacaatttgactgagtataacccttgcgaatattcattggatggtttagatatctttagtccttcagggactttcatatagatatcccgatctaatgagccgtataagtaggctgttaccacatccattaaatgcatatgcagtttatgatatgcagataaactgaccaaataacgcaatgttatcgcatccactacaggagaatacgtttcttcataatctatatcaggcctttgtgaaaaaccttgtgccacaagtcgggctttatagcacacaacttcatttttctcatttcgttttctcacaaatacccatcgataTCCAAcaagttttacatcttctggtgtatggactacaggtccaaagacttcacgttttgcaagtgagtctaattcagccttcatcgctgcttcccattttggccaatcatttctttgtcgatattcttcaactgatcttggctcaagatccttacttttatgcatgatatttaatgccacattatatacaaatatttcattgacaattgtcttatttcggttccATTTttttcctgtaaagacataatttatcgagatctcgtcattttcacaattttcaggtacctgaacgtcttctggcgttaacattatatcagaattttggacaactgcagttgtctctactatgtctttttcaacaagaatagtatttacctcttttcattttcgaggatttttatctttggaaccgacaggcttgccacgcttctggcgtgaatttgcttcagtggctacttgtcctactgggacatcaattcgaattggggcatttttcgcaggtatataagatttggttatcctctttgtatcgaaaaatgcatcaggcaattcatttgctattctttgcaaatgtataatcttttgaacttctagttcacattgtcctgatcgaggatctaaatgcatcaaggatgatgcattccaattaagttccttttcaggaagcttattctctccccctaatgttggaaattttgattcatcaaaatgacaatccgcaaaccgagctttgaatacatctccagtttgtatctcaagatacctcattatagagggagaatcatatccaacatatatccccaattttttttggggtcccattttggtgcgattaggtggtgcaatgggaacatatatcgcacatccgaatattcttaaatggaaaatatttggctgctggccaaatgcTAATttcataggagagaactgatggtaattcgttggcctcaaacggataagtgctgcggcatgcaAAATAGTATGCCCctaaaccgaggttgggagatttgttctcataagtaagggtctagaaATTAATTGGAGgcacttaataagtgattctgctaacccattttgtgtgtgaacatgagttactggatgttcaacacttattccgttAGCCATACAATATGCATCAAAGGCTTGGGAAGAAAATTCactagcattatcaagacgaattactttgattggattttctgaaaattgtgcttttaatcgaataatttgagccagtaatctcgcaaacgccaggttgcgagaagacaataagcacacatgagACCATCTCGAatatgcgtctattaggaccataaaatatctaaaagattcacatggtggatgaataggtccacatatatcaccttgaatcatttctaggaattcaggggactcaaatccaatctttactggtgatgaccttaaaattaactttccttgagaacatgcatcacaacaaaattcactagatttaagaatcttctggttctttagtgaatgtccatgggagttttcaataattctcctcatcatggttgttcccggatgatccaatctatcatgccaagttatgaattcatttaggctagtaaacttctggtttacaatggcatgtgattcaattgcactaatcttggtataatacaacccagatgaaagtgagggtaacttttctaatataacctttttatttaaatcatgagttgtgatacataaatactcatgatttctctcattcattgtttcagtatgatatccatttcggcgaatatctttgaaactcagcaagtttcttcgagacttggtagacaacagtacattatttattatgaattttgttcctccgggaaacaaaattatagctcttctggagccttctatcacattgcccgagccaataatagtattaacatactcttcttttggcacaagatgggtaaaatatatatcatttttaagaatagtgtgcgaacttgcactatctgcaaggcaaatatctttaGAATATGTCCTTCCCATTTTTCTTGAAagacaaatgataataataataataaaatgagtagaaatacatgcacagtaaaattattcacatgaatatttaacaaacacatacacatatcaaactattccatcattgatcaaatagccaatatttccttcagaatccttaaagaaattagatacatcataatgaatggtggaattttcatcatttgaaacaaaaattgtttccttttctttgtcatcctttttcaaggatgcttgataaagatcaactaggtgccttggggtacgacaggtacatGACCAAtagccctttccaccacaatagaagcatttatcctcaattgatttactttacccattgtttctttctttatcccacttctggtgagattctttcttgtgaacataatttcttttccttccataatttttctcgttatcaaaatcttgccatttacctcttctagggttataatttgccgcatttgcttcaaGAAATGGGGTGGCGCCAGTTGGGCGCGCTGTATGATttcttaagagcaactcattgttgcgttcagcaacaagaaagcaagaaattagctcaaaatattttttaaaacctttttctcgattgctactgtaggagcacattcgaggcatggaaggttgagaaatttttctctaacatatcgggcttaAAGAAGTATTTGATGATTGTACCtatcttcaaggtctttccacagatttgcaggatcttttaatgtgggatattcattttcAATCATACTTCAAGATGACGACCAAGAAAAATCATGGATTTGGTTTTATCCttttgggatgtattattttaaaccttaatggtatctccaagatccattaaatcaagatggattttagcatctagtatccatgataaataattgtttccaaatatatcaaaagcattatattcaagatgagagagtttcgacataatgaaaatttgttactggaatcttcctaaaatttcgttagagcttcgtgctgataacgtgttgtaaaataactaaataaataaggaagaagtaataaatataaaatatgaaaatataattagataactttAGAATTACTATTCACCACAATTACTAtaacaatataattaatatattaatattatagtaaagaatataagagagagaatagtataagaaagagagagtgaaaaatgtttttattgcTGTGTCCATATTATGTAGTGAAGTTGTCTATTTATACATATAAGAAGGCTACTATTTTTCACTATTATTAAATGTAAGAACTTTGATAATCTAGCCATTCAACATGAAAAAGATGATCCCCTCATGGTCATCCATTTCATCCTTATTGCAACACTTTTATATTAATTAGTGTACTTTTTGTTTCTGGGTTATTTATAAAGAGATTAAATCATATCATATATGTGCAGTGTATATTTGATTGGTTCATTTTTATCCATCACTTTAGTCTTTTCCCCCTTATGTTTGTTCCATAATTTCTTTCACTCAGATTTTTTTATGCACTATTTGTCGttaaattatcaattatatttttagttaataaatCCCTTTAGAATTTTTCAACTAATCTCTTTCTCCTCATTGTTAATTAAATTAACTATCATTTATTAATATTGTTTATGATTACTCTTTGTTTCACATTTTCTAATAAATGTGCATTtacttaaaataaaagataaaagaaaagcgagtgaaatatattttttaaaaattgagaagataatcTTTTCATATGTATCTTAAATCGCATTTAATTCATGTTATTGCAACtatttgttttttcttgtttgtactactttttatattttataaagtaaAACTTAAATTTTAGATTCATAATAtagttataataaataaaatatataggtaGAAAAATGATACAATCACGTATTGCACAAAGTAATACAAATactaaaattacttttaaaatttcaaaGTGATAGTAAATTTATtccaattaaatttttttattgtatcttTATATTTCTGTATCCACATTTTTcatgttatttttctctttaaaaatatCACATTCTATctaattctaaattataattCACCTTTTTAAAacctcaaaaaaataaatttaaataaattttgttaattttataataCTTCTATAATTTAtatcacataataataataatgtataatattaaatattatgtttattataattaGCCATGAGTATGTacatgtaaaataaaaatatatatataatatatattgattagggtaaagtatattttttgttcttgaagtttgataaaaattctaaaaatattcttaagttttattttgtttcaattttatctcataagttttcaatttgcatcaaatataccattgaccactaaattttcaaaatatttaagaTCGATTTaacaataatgtataaaaattatgcttaatttacttgtattgagggttgtttttatgaaattgttattgaattagtcttaaatttttttaaaaattaatcgttaaaatatatttgatataaataaaaaaatttttagacaaaattaaaataaaataaaatttaaaaatatttttaaaatttttatccaacttttgataaaaaaaaaatatagtttatcctattaattaaaatcaagatGATTGGAACATCGGTATATTTAAAAACTTTCCTATAAGATATGTGAGAAAATTCACACAAGGCGATGAAAACGGTTGAGGAGGGACAATCTGCCAATCCCTTTGACTTGAGTGACAGAAATTCAATTTATGTACTATTCTAAGTATCTATCACATTTTTTTCTTCATTACCAAATCTTTCACTACAACTGAAGTCACAATCACTCTTTCCTCCATAGTTGTCTTCTACTTGGCAAAGTTTTTGTTTTCTCACTCTTTTTGAATCCTCTTTCTCCACATGGCATCACTCTTTCTTCCTTAGCCATATTATTACCCTCACACACTCTTCAATGCACTCCAATAATCCAAACCTTTCTTCTTCCAATGGAAATACCAAAGCCTttcatccttcttcttcttcttcttcttcttttcatcccTTCCTTCTCAGTTTCTACCTTTACTCCCATAGATAACTACCTTATCAACTGTGGCTCAAACACCAATGCTTCACTCTTCAACAGACCCTTCATTGCTGAAGAACAAGGTTCCACCTTTCTCTCTTCAGAAAACTCTATCCCACTCAAACTCCAAAACCCACCTCCAAATTTGCCTCTTTTGTATCACACAGCAAGAGTCTTCACCACCAACGCAAGGTACAGGTTCAACATGAAGAGAAACGGCACCAACTTTGTGCGTTTCCATTTCTACGCTTTTAAAGCTCCGAGTGTTGACCTCAAGCATGCTAAATTCAGTGTCTTTGTTAATGGGGTCTCACTTTTAAGGTATTTCCAGCAAGTTAATAATAGTGTCATGGTTAAAGAGTTTATCTTGAAGATAGAATCAGAATCTGTTGAAATTTTGTTTAGGCCTGTTGCTACTGGTGGTGGTAGCAACTCAGGATTTGGATTTGTGAATGGTTTAGAGGTTTTTTCTGCTCCTGAAGATTTTGTTACAGATTATGGAGCTAGGTTTGTTGGTGCTTCTGGGGTGGAAGAGTTCAAGAACCTTTCATCTCAGGTTTTAGAAACTGTTCATAGGATCAATGTTGGTGGTTTGAAAATAACACCATTTAATGATACCCTTTGGAGGACTTGGATCCCTGATGagggttttcttgttttcaagcATGCAGCAAAGTCTGCATTTACTGATCACACACCAAATTACCAGAAGGGAGGGGCAACACCAGAGATTGCCCCTGATAATGTTTACATGACTGCTCAGCAGATGAATAGGGAGAACTCGAGTTTAGCTTCGAGGTTCAACATAACTTGGAATTTTTCTGTGGATACTGGTGGTGTTCCTCACCTTGTGAGGTTGCATTTCTGTGATTTCGTTAGCCCTGCGCTTAATTTGCTCTACTTTGATGTGTATATCAACGGCTACACTGCAATTAAGGATCTTGATTTGTCGTCCCTTACGTTCCACACGCTTGCTTCTCCATACTATGTGGATTTTGTCACTCACTCGGATGATTCCGGTATTATTCAAATAAGTGTTGGTCCTTCTGATCTTAGCAGTTCTATAAGGATGAATGCCATATTGAATGGAGCAGAGATACTGAAGATGGTCAATGTTATCGATTCCAGTGCTACACATTGGAAGAAAAGATTGTGGATTTGGATTGGTTCAGTTGCTGGAGGAATTGTTGTCTTGTGTTTAGTTGTAGCTGCTTTTCTACTTGCTATCAGATGCAGGAAGAAGAAACAAAAGCGAGGAACCGTCGAAAGCGTTGGATGGACACCTTTACAAATGTATGGAGGGAGTTCCAACAGTAGAATGTCTGAGCCTGGTTCTAATGGATACATTGGCTTGAAGATCCCCTTTGCAGATATACAATTCGCGACGAATGATTTCGATAAAAGTTTGGTGATAGGGTCTGGTGGGTTTGGTATGGTTTACAAAGGCGTACTCAGAGACAATGTTAAGGTTGCTGTTAAGAGAGGCATGCCTGGGTCAAGACAGGGCCTTCCGGAATTTCATACTGAGATAACTGTTTTGTCCAAAATTCGCCATCACCACCTCGTTTCGCTGGTTGGTTTTTGCGAAGAGAATTCGGAGATGATACTTGTCTATGAGTATGTTGAGAAAGGTCCCCTTAAAAGGCATTTATACGGCTCGTCCGGCTTGCCACCTCTCTCGTGGAAGCAGCGTCTAGAGATATGCATTGGCGCTGCGAGAGGCCTCCACTATCTTCATACTGGGTTTGCTCAAGGAATCATCCACCGCGACATTAAATCGACCAACATTTTGCTTGATGAAAACTATGTGGCCAAGGTTGCTGACTTTGGCCTTTCAAGATCTGGACCTTGTATCAATGAAACACATGTGAGTACTGGTGTGAAAGGTAGTTTTGGTTATCTTGATCCTGAGTACTTCCGGAGGCAGCAGCTAACCGATAAATCGGATGTTTATTCGTTTGGGGTTGTACTATTTGAGGTTCTTTGTGCTAGACCAGCAGTTGATCCGCAATTGACCCGGGAACAAGTGAATTTAGCAGAATGGGCCTTAGAGTATCTTGAGAAGGGTATGCTAGAGCATATTGTTGACCCTCGCATTGCAGGGCAGATTGAACCAAGGTCGTTGAAGAAATTTGGCGAAACGGCCGAAAAATGTTTGGCAGAATATGGTGTTGATAGGCCAACTATGGGTGATGTCTTATGGAATTTGGAATATGCACTTCAGCTTCAAGAAAGTGGACAACAAAGGGAGCCGCGAGCCGGTATCAGCGCCGACGAATCAGTGAATGTGACTACAACAATTGCTCCTGGAAATTCTTCCAGCAACAGAACAGTTGTGAGAGATTATTCAGATGTAAGTAGTAGTCAAGTGTTTTCCCAGCTAATGACCAATGAAGGCAGATAGAGATAGTTTCATGCTGCATGTATAAGTTAACATTTTTGCATCAAAaactttatttatcaattattaaatgatataaatggAATTCTAGTCCAGAGTTCTCATTTCAATGGCAATGCTTAGTGTTATGGTAGATGAAACTGAGTGTGTAATGCTTCATAGAGGTTTAAAGTATAAGGTTACAGGGACACACATAcatatgtttttttattattattattttaataaatcttaaaaaatacaatatttcTAGTCATACGCTAttttaacaaggttttatttctTGGCATCCATAATTCCATATGCAAATTGAACTGGAACCTAATCCCAAACCAGTCTTCCAATCTTTCACATTTGCATGACTGAATATTATTTTATTGAGTAAAATGACAATTAAGTCATTGAAGATTTCGActtcaaactaattaatccctaaaggaaaaaaaaaagtactatTTTGGTCCTCCAAAAGAGCAAACAGTGGATATATGATGTCTTTCTATCAATTCATCAAGTAAAACTTAACAGTGATGTTTATAGGCTTAGGATTCGGTGGTCCAGGAACCTTTGGACCACTTAGTGGTCCaaataaaaaacatgtttttggagtttttttatCAATTGGTACGTAGtc
This window harbors:
- the LOC112776609 gene encoding probable receptor-like protein kinase At5g24010, with protein sequence MEIPKPFILLLLLLLLFIPSFSVSTFTPIDNYLINCGSNTNASLFNRPFIAEEQGSTFLSSENSIPLKLQNPPPNLPLLYHTARVFTTNARYRFNMKRNGTNFVRFHFYAFKAPSVDLKHAKFSVFVNGVSLLRYFQQVNNSVMVKEFILKIESESVEILFRPVATGGGSNSGFGFVNGLEVFSAPEDFVTDYGARFVGASGVEEFKNLSSQVLETVHRINVGGLKITPFNDTLWRTWIPDEGFLVFKHAAKSAFTDHTPNYQKGGATPEIAPDNVYMTAQQMNRENSSLASRFNITWNFSVDTGGVPHLVRLHFCDFVSPALNLLYFDVYINGYTAIKDLDLSSLTFHTLASPYYVDFVTHSDDSGIIQISVGPSDLSSSIRMNAILNGAEILKMVNVIDSSATHWKKRLWIWIGSVAGGIVVLCLVVAAFLLAIRCRKKKQKRGTVESVGWTPLQMYGGSSNSRMSEPGSNGYIGLKIPFADIQFATNDFDKSLVIGSGGFGMVYKGVLRDNVKVAVKRGMPGSRQGLPEFHTEITVLSKIRHHHLVSLVGFCEENSEMILVYEYVEKGPLKRHLYGSSGLPPLSWKQRLEICIGAARGLHYLHTGFAQGIIHRDIKSTNILLDENYVAKVADFGLSRSGPCINETHVSTGVKGSFGYLDPEYFRRQQLTDKSDVYSFGVVLFEVLCARPAVDPQLTREQVNLAEWALEYLEKGMLEHIVDPRIAGQIEPRSLKKFGETAEKCLAEYGVDRPTMGDVLWNLEYALQLQESGQQREPRAGISADESVNVTTTIAPGNSSSNRTVVRDYSDVSSSQVFSQLMTNEGR